Proteins encoded within one genomic window of Marinobacter halotolerans:
- a CDS encoding ABC transporter ATP-binding protein, with translation MTNALEIENLVKTYGDGFEALKGINMNVAEGDFFALLGPNGAGKSTTLGIVCSLVNKTSGKVRVFGSDIDTHLSDAKLNLGVVPQEFNFNQFEKVFDIVTTQAGYYGIPLKKAAVSAEKYLRKLGLWDKRDSPARMLSGGMKRRLMIARALVHEPKLLILDEPTAGVDIELRRSMWTFLQEMNRQGTTIILTTHYLEEAEALCRNIAIIDHGKILKHTSKRELLQQLSVETFVLDTDKPLTEAPKLKNFDGRLDSEGALLVEVQKGHSLNGMFIELESQGIRVVSMRTKANRLEELFLRMVEENANARQPKPAREGVA, from the coding sequence ATGACCAACGCACTTGAGATAGAGAACCTTGTAAAGACCTACGGGGATGGCTTTGAAGCCTTGAAAGGCATCAACATGAACGTGGCGGAAGGGGACTTCTTTGCCCTGCTGGGCCCCAACGGCGCCGGCAAATCCACCACCCTGGGCATTGTGTGCTCGCTGGTTAACAAGACCTCGGGCAAGGTCCGCGTGTTCGGGTCTGACATTGATACCCATCTTTCCGATGCCAAGCTGAACCTCGGGGTTGTGCCCCAGGAGTTCAATTTCAACCAGTTTGAAAAAGTGTTCGACATTGTCACCACCCAGGCGGGCTATTACGGCATACCGCTAAAAAAGGCGGCGGTGTCGGCAGAGAAGTACCTTCGCAAACTTGGCCTTTGGGACAAGCGGGATTCGCCCGCGCGGATGCTTTCCGGCGGCATGAAGCGACGACTGATGATTGCCCGCGCACTGGTGCATGAGCCCAAGTTGCTGATTCTGGACGAGCCCACGGCCGGTGTTGATATCGAACTGCGCCGCTCCATGTGGACCTTCCTGCAGGAAATGAACCGTCAGGGCACCACCATTATTCTGACCACTCATTACCTGGAAGAAGCCGAGGCCCTGTGCCGGAACATTGCCATCATCGACCATGGCAAGATCCTCAAGCACACCAGCAAGCGCGAGCTGCTTCAGCAGCTGAGCGTGGAAACCTTTGTGCTGGACACAGACAAGCCACTGACGGAAGCGCCCAAGCTCAAAAACTTCGACGGCCGGCTGGATTCCGAAGGCGCCTTGCTGGTGGAAGTCCAGAAAGGCCACAGCCTGAATGGCATGTTTATCGAACTGGAGTCCCAGGGCATTCGCGTGGTGAGCATGAGAACCAAGGCCAACCGCCTGGAAGAGCTGTTCCTGCGCATGGTTGAAGAGAACGCCAACGCCCGGCAGCCCAAACCGGCCCGGGAGGGTGTGGCATGA